In Oncorhynchus nerka isolate Pitt River linkage group LG21, Oner_Uvic_2.0, whole genome shotgun sequence, the following are encoded in one genomic region:
- the LOC115104012 gene encoding trichohyalin-like, whose product MSSWVWVQLLALFATCLWSGSAEGDPLPPGLVELVRSNPISSIEDLQLLLLSDSVDEDISEDFLPSGQHSNNTSNRLPRSLDAQPAQQALCKVRTEVMEVTRAMLDRSNANFMLWPPCVEVQRCSGCCNTKSLQCVPVLTHTRHLQVMKIQYVEKRPNYSKAVVSVHDHVECRCQPAPRPPAVPRKKSTPRRQHKDNKGEGHPAKARSKEELHRRDELKHNQRIQLEDLLDQHWNPKDTSSDAGAGKGGYGLDHDKMDPQWVLNATSQLGAKEWTERRHHDDMEEGRDSSSVNGTTTAMDIDMAQLDHEKRDGVETRGDTLFNITEGNVSRGDRQQGSLSLSEGGDQETHRQPTQTQSPSLRTNTSKQQRHGTNSSSEETKSREGANQRMEQRFYSTEETNQRPESRFPPLEEADQRRKDNETPDSERRLQHALQLEQEKLEEERKELLLLHRRLDDEKVRLHLRREQQKQQQEEEEQKYPRPNHKHHQTQTTTQRTDTVSPTSTRAPSDLAGPRPPARPGPPRKRMRKNNRKRISKAAMRAMLM is encoded by the exons ggGGATCCTCTCCCTCCAGGTTTGGTGGAGCTGGTTAGGAGCAACCCTATCTCTTCCATAGAGGACCTGCAGCTGTTGCTGCTCAGTGACTCCGTAG ATGAGGATATTTCGGAAGATTTTTTGCCCAGTGGACAACACTCCAACAACACTAGCAACCGACTACCAAGGAGTCTGG ACGCCCAGCCGGCTCAGCAGGCGCTATGTAAGGTGAGgacagaggtgatggaggtgaCCCGTGCCATGTTGGACCGCAGCAACGCCAACTTCATGTTGTGGCCTCCCTGTGTAGAGGTACAGCGATGCTCCGGCTGCTGCAACACCAAGAGCCTGCAGTGTGTCCCCGTGCTGACGCACACCAGGCacctacag GTGATGAAGATCCAGTACGTGGAGAAGCGGCCCAACTACTCCAAGGCCGTCGTCTCGGTCCACGACCATGTGGAGTGTCGCTGCCAGCCCGCCCCTCGCCCCCCGGCCGTCCCCAGGAAGAAGTCCACGCCCCGCAGACAGCATAAAGACAACAAAGGAGAGGGGCATCCGGCCAAGGCCAGATCCAAGGAGGAGCTGCACCGCAGAGATGAGCTGAAGCACAACCAGAGGATCCAGCTGGAAGACCTGCTGGACCAGCACTGGAACCCCAAGGACACCTCCTCAGACGCAGGGGCGGGGAAAGGGGGCTATGGGCTAGACCATGACAAGATGGATCCTCAGTGGGTACTTAACGCCACCAGCCAGCTGGGAGCTAAGGAGTGGACCGAACGTCGACATCACGATgacatggaggaggggagagacagtagtAGTGTCAACGGCACTACAACCGCAATGGACATCGACATGGCACAACTTGACCACGAGAAGAGAGACGGGGTCGAGACACGAGGGGACACACTATTTAACATCACTGAGGGTAATGTCAGTAGGGGAGATAGGCAGCAGGGAAGTCTGAGTCTCAGTGAGGGGGGAGACCAGGAGACACATAGACaacccacacaaacacagagtCCCTCGCTACGCACCAACACATCAAAGCAACAGCGACATGGGACCAACTCCTCCTCAGAAGAAACCAAAAGCAGAGAGGGAGCCAATCAAAGAATGGAACAGCGATTCTATTCTACAGAGGAAACCAATCAGAGGCCCGAGAGCAGATTCCCTCCCCTTGAGGAAGCCGATCAAAGACGTAAAGACAATGAGACCCCCGATTCAGAGAGGAGGCTCCAGCACGCTCTCCAACTGGAACAGGagaagctggaggaggagaggaaggagctgTTGTTactccacaggagactggacGATGAGAAGGTGAGACTGCACCTGAGACGGGAGCAACAGAAACAACAGCAAGAAGAAGAGGAGCAGAAGTACCCTCGGCCTAATCATAAACATCATCAAACTCAAACCACCACACAaagaacag ACACAGTGTCGCCCACTTCAACGCGAGCGCCCTCAGACCTGGCTGGTCCCCGGCCACCTGCTCGGCCCGGCCCACCTAGGAAGAGAATGAGGAAGAACAACCGTAAGCGCATCAGCAAGGCTGCAATGAGAGCAATGCTAATGTAG